A genome region from Pirellulales bacterium includes the following:
- a CDS encoding lysophospholipid acyltransferase family protein, producing MPVQNIAQYLTYLAVRLFICLVQAVRMETCEWMADLLATIATDVIPLRRKVIDDNLRHAFPELPPERRRKLAKRMWKHLFVLVAEVAHAPRKIHETNWRDYMRLKDPDILVRALLDDRPLLMVSGHFGNFELAGFFLGILGFPTYTVARPLDNVYLNAFVSRFRGATGQHIIPTKGGYDQIQAVLRSGGTMAFLADQYAGSKGCWVEFFGRPASAHKAIALLALDNDAPMSVGYARRLQSPLHYEMTICGIADPRDADSRTTAGVRTLTEWYTRTIEEFVRRTPDQYWWLHDRWKDRRNPRQRRRAA from the coding sequence GTGCCAGTGCAGAATATTGCCCAGTATCTGACATACCTTGCCGTCCGCCTGTTCATTTGCCTGGTTCAGGCCGTGCGGATGGAAACCTGCGAGTGGATGGCCGATTTGTTGGCCACGATCGCGACGGACGTCATACCGCTGCGCCGTAAGGTGATTGACGACAACCTGCGGCACGCCTTTCCCGAGTTGCCCCCCGAGCGGCGTCGCAAGCTGGCCAAACGAATGTGGAAGCACCTTTTTGTACTGGTGGCCGAGGTGGCGCACGCCCCGCGGAAAATCCACGAGACCAATTGGCGCGACTACATGCGGTTGAAGGATCCCGACATCCTGGTCCGTGCGCTATTGGACGACCGTCCTTTGCTGATGGTTTCGGGGCATTTTGGCAACTTCGAGTTGGCAGGCTTCTTCCTCGGCATACTCGGCTTTCCGACCTATACCGTGGCCAGACCCCTGGACAACGTCTACCTCAACGCGTTTGTCAGTCGCTTCCGCGGGGCGACGGGACAGCACATTATTCCCACCAAGGGGGGCTACGATCAGATTCAGGCCGTGTTGCGCAGTGGCGGAACGATGGCCTTTCTGGCGGATCAGTATGCCGGCAGCAAAGGGTGCTGGGTCGAGTTCTTTGGTCGCCCGGCGTCGGCCCACAAGGCTATTGCACTGTTGGCCCTCGATAACGATGCTCCTATGTCCGTAGGTTACGCACGACGTTTGCAGTCACCGCTGCATTACGAGATGACGATTTGCGGAATCGCGGACCCGCGCGACGCCGACAGTCGCACGACGGCCGGAGTGCGAACATTAACCGAGTGGTACACCCGCACGATCGAGGAGTTTGTTCGACGTACGCCGGACCAATATTGGTGGCTGCACGATCGCTGGAAAGACCGCCGCAACCCTCGCCAACGTCGCCGCGCCGCGTGA
- a CDS encoding serine acetyltransferase: MASDVRLKEQLPEVTQSIVDTYTEVGTINHLGHCPLPNNDVIVQVVEDLQEIIYPGYRRQEGLHQGNVGYYVGALVDRLHDRLTTQIGRALRHEAQAPCGGENDIDFEALGQATTIQFLKQLPELRRMLALDVQAAYDGDPAVKNPDEVIFCYPGLVAITVYRLAHLLHLLEVPLIPRMMTEWAHSRTGIDIHPGATIGQRFFIDHGTGVVIGETCEIGDQVKLYQGVTLGALSFPTDGDGHIVRGNKRHPTIEDRVIIYANATVLGGQTVVGSDSVIGSSVWLTRSIAPRTTVVLEKPKLRMRGEQIEEEDEVELNYQI, translated from the coding sequence ATGGCTTCAGACGTTCGCTTGAAAGAACAGCTTCCCGAGGTGACCCAGAGCATCGTAGACACCTATACCGAGGTGGGAACGATCAATCACTTGGGGCACTGCCCGCTACCGAACAACGACGTGATCGTGCAGGTCGTCGAAGATCTGCAAGAGATCATCTACCCGGGCTACCGGCGGCAAGAAGGGTTGCACCAGGGGAACGTCGGCTATTACGTCGGGGCACTGGTCGACCGGCTGCACGATCGGCTCACGACGCAAATTGGTCGGGCCCTGCGACACGAGGCGCAAGCGCCCTGCGGCGGAGAAAACGACATCGATTTCGAAGCCTTGGGCCAGGCGACGACCATTCAGTTTTTGAAGCAACTCCCCGAGTTGCGGCGTATGCTCGCCCTCGACGTGCAGGCGGCTTACGACGGGGATCCCGCGGTAAAGAATCCCGATGAAGTGATTTTCTGCTATCCCGGGCTGGTGGCCATTACGGTTTATCGGCTGGCGCATTTGCTGCACCTGCTCGAGGTGCCGCTGATTCCCCGCATGATGACTGAATGGGCCCACAGCCGGACCGGCATCGACATTCATCCCGGCGCTACGATCGGGCAGCGTTTCTTCATCGATCACGGTACCGGCGTCGTGATTGGCGAGACCTGCGAGATTGGCGACCAAGTGAAGCTCTATCAAGGCGTGACCCTGGGCGCGCTGAGCTTCCCGACCGACGGTGATGGACACATCGTGCGCGGAAACAAGCGGCATCCCACAATCGAGGATCGCGTGATTATTTACGCTAATGCCACGGTGCTCGGCGGGCAAACGGTCGTCGGGTCGGATTCCGTGATCGGATCGAGCGTCTGGCTGACGCGCAGCATTGCCCCGCGCACGACCGTCGTCTTGGAAAAGCCCAAGCTGCGCATGCGCGGAGAACAAATTGAAGAGGAAGACGAAGTCGAGCTGAATTACCAGATTTAG
- a CDS encoding PQQ-binding-like beta-propeller repeat protein, whose amino-acid sequence MKLPHLLLALLACTQIGAAPVPRVTSDWPTWRGAQRTGISLETGLLRDWPEGGPKLAWQTSGVGVGFSTPAVAGGRVYLMGNRDGQELVLALNARDQGKEIWSAILGPVRHEGAGYPGPRSTPTIDGDRVYVLGINGDLVCLDAKTGAGVWRRDLVGEFGGGIPNWGYSESVLVDGPWVLCTPGGNQATIVALDKQNGKTVWSATVGDPAGYSSLIKAEIDGVKQYVQFTAKGIIGVNAADGAFLWRYDAPANGTANISTPVYLGNKVFAASGYGTGGGLVAVSHDAGAFDAKEVYFTKHMKNHHGGYVVVDGYLYGSDDPGILTCLDLASGEVKWADRSCGKSAIVCADGLLYCRSEQGLVSLVEATPDGFRLHGRFEQPERSEAPSWPHPVVADGRLYLRDQDKLLVYDVRK is encoded by the coding sequence ATGAAGCTTCCGCATTTGCTCCTTGCGCTGTTGGCATGCACTCAGATCGGTGCGGCACCCGTGCCACGCGTCACGAGCGACTGGCCCACTTGGCGCGGCGCGCAACGCACCGGCATTTCTCTCGAGACCGGGTTGTTGCGCGATTGGCCCGAGGGTGGGCCCAAGCTCGCCTGGCAGACCAGTGGCGTGGGCGTTGGCTTTTCCACTCCGGCGGTTGCCGGGGGCCGGGTCTACCTGATGGGGAATCGCGACGGGCAGGAACTGGTGCTGGCCTTGAATGCGCGTGATCAAGGCAAGGAGATTTGGTCGGCCATCCTTGGTCCTGTGCGACACGAGGGGGCCGGCTATCCCGGTCCACGCTCTACTCCCACGATCGACGGCGATCGAGTTTACGTGTTGGGCATCAACGGCGACCTGGTTTGCCTCGACGCAAAAACCGGCGCCGGCGTGTGGCGACGCGATCTGGTGGGTGAATTCGGCGGCGGCATTCCGAATTGGGGTTATAGCGAATCGGTGCTGGTTGACGGACCTTGGGTCCTTTGCACGCCGGGGGGCAATCAAGCCACGATCGTGGCTCTGGACAAACAGAATGGCAAGACTGTTTGGAGTGCTACAGTCGGTGATCCGGCCGGCTACTCTTCGCTAATCAAGGCCGAGATCGACGGCGTGAAGCAGTATGTACAGTTCACGGCCAAAGGAATCATCGGCGTCAATGCGGCCGACGGCGCTTTTTTATGGCGCTACGACGCGCCTGCCAACGGCACGGCAAATATCTCTACGCCGGTCTACCTCGGCAACAAAGTTTTCGCCGCCAGCGGTTACGGCACCGGCGGCGGACTGGTGGCCGTGTCACACGATGCGGGCGCCTTCGATGCCAAAGAGGTGTACTTCACAAAGCACATGAAAAACCACCATGGCGGCTACGTCGTGGTCGATGGCTATCTGTACGGTAGCGATGACCCCGGCATTCTCACGTGCCTGGACCTGGCAAGCGGCGAAGTGAAATGGGCCGACCGCAGCTGCGGCAAATCCGCGATCGTCTGTGCCGACGGCCTGTTGTATTGCCGTAGCGAGCAAGGGCTGGTCAGCCTGGTAGAAGCGACGCCGGATGGATTTCGCCTGCACGGCCGGTTCGAGCAACCGGAACGCAGCGAGGCACCTAGCTGGCCCCATCCGGTAGTGGCGGACGGCCGACTTTACTTGCGCGACCAGGACAAGCTGCTGGTCTACGACGTGCGAAAGTAG
- a CDS encoding DUF1570 domain-containing protein, which produces MSVVRARRRITFRWVAAALLLAGCPLAPLRGMDHVTAKKEGRERQIAGRVLVEAEDGGLLVQGQDGVLWTVPPDDLVLHEEDDAPFKPLSSASLASRLLEELPAGFEVHTTKHYLIAYNTSKTYAQWCGGLFERLYGAFTNYWSRQGFELRTPEFPLVAIVFSDEVSYGRFAQSEVGEAAKSIIGYYSLATNRMTMYDLTGVQSLRAAGDRRGSLAEINQMLARPDAERMVATVIHEATHQIAFNCGLQTRYADIPLWISEGIAVYFETPDLSSKKGWGSIGSINLVRLTAFREYLQRRPTESLRTLVADDARFRDTTKAPDAYAEAWALNYFLIRQKPKQYRAYLQMLRAKKQLIWDDPDARLSEFTAAFGDPAELEVDFQRYMLKLLH; this is translated from the coding sequence ATGTCTGTTGTGCGCGCTCGACGACGCATCACGTTCCGCTGGGTCGCGGCCGCCTTGCTGTTGGCCGGCTGCCCGCTTGCGCCGTTGCGCGGCATGGATCATGTCACGGCCAAAAAAGAAGGGCGCGAGCGGCAGATCGCCGGGCGTGTGTTGGTCGAAGCCGAGGATGGCGGGCTATTGGTCCAAGGGCAAGACGGTGTCTTGTGGACTGTGCCACCCGACGACTTGGTTTTGCACGAAGAGGACGATGCGCCGTTCAAGCCGCTTTCGTCGGCAAGCCTGGCGTCTCGCTTGCTGGAAGAATTGCCTGCCGGTTTCGAGGTCCATACCACCAAACATTACTTGATCGCTTACAACACGTCGAAGACTTATGCCCAGTGGTGCGGTGGCTTGTTCGAGCGATTGTACGGTGCGTTTACAAACTATTGGTCACGACAAGGGTTCGAGCTGCGCACGCCGGAGTTTCCCCTGGTTGCGATCGTGTTTTCGGACGAAGTATCGTACGGCCGTTTCGCGCAGAGCGAAGTGGGCGAAGCCGCGAAATCGATCATCGGCTACTACAGCCTGGCCACGAATCGCATGACCATGTACGACCTGACGGGCGTGCAAAGCCTGCGCGCCGCCGGCGATCGCCGCGGTTCGTTGGCGGAAATAAACCAGATGCTCGCGCGACCGGATGCCGAGCGAATGGTGGCCACGGTGATTCACGAGGCTACGCATCAGATCGCGTTCAATTGCGGATTGCAAACCCGTTATGCCGACATCCCGCTGTGGATTAGCGAAGGGATCGCGGTCTATTTCGAAACGCCCGACCTGAGCAGCAAAAAGGGATGGGGGAGTATTGGCTCGATCAACCTGGTGCGCCTGACGGCTTTTCGAGAGTACCTGCAACGCCGCCCTACCGAAAGTTTGCGGACGTTGGTGGCTGATGATGCGCGATTTCGTGACACCACCAAGGCTCCGGATGCCTATGCCGAAGCGTGGGCATTGAACTATTTCCTGATTCGCCAAAAGCCCAAACAGTACCGGGCCTATCTGCAAATGCTCAGAGCCAAGAAGCAGTTGATTTGGGATGATCCCGACGCCCGCTTGAGCGAATTCACGGCAGCCTTTGGCGACCCAGCAGAGCTGGAAGTCGACTTTCAGCGATACATGCTGAAGCTGCTGCATTAG
- a CDS encoding ABC transporter permease subunit, which translates to MNRSRPTAQALILLILLGIGAVAAFSPSNSRGWLLAANTAQLAAWVCGISVPLGTLLALVLARTDVPGRRAFLLALSWLLFLPLYLQVGAWQAGFGLQGWQTLSGFGPPWLDGWRGAVWVHAAAAIPWVVLIVSIGLRNVRPELEESALLDASAWHVFYRVTLRHAAPLVVAATLWVAIGVAGEIAVTDLFQIRTYAEELYTEMAIGAAPHEAPLRALPGIAITAWAALAGIFIIARFAPRERQVSIRPRLIFLFGVWRWPLAVLMACAVLLLVGLPLVNLAWKCGVVVVQSTEGRERHWSLLKGASIVASSPLRFGREIRSSLVVGSVAATATVVLATMLAWSSRCRSTASAILISVIVLGLAVPGPVIGLCIIWMFNTPHWNWAHTLYDRTILPPVCAQTIRALPLACLVLWHAFHTLPTSLMEAAALDGANAWTTFRRVALPQRRFTILISWWVALAVAVGEMGATILVTPPGIEPLSVRISGLLHYGVEDQVAGICLALALAFIVLSALLVLLANRWTRTAGSQDRH; encoded by the coding sequence ATGAACCGCTCACGCCCCACGGCGCAAGCATTGATCTTACTGATATTGCTGGGGATCGGAGCCGTGGCGGCGTTTAGTCCCAGCAATTCGCGTGGCTGGCTATTGGCAGCCAATACCGCGCAGCTCGCCGCCTGGGTTTGCGGAATCAGTGTCCCCCTGGGGACGCTCCTCGCCCTGGTGCTCGCACGGACCGACGTGCCCGGCCGCCGGGCATTTCTGCTGGCGCTCTCCTGGCTGTTGTTTCTGCCACTGTATCTGCAAGTGGGTGCCTGGCAGGCGGGCTTTGGATTGCAAGGTTGGCAAACTTTATCCGGTTTCGGACCCCCGTGGCTAGACGGTTGGCGAGGAGCGGTTTGGGTCCATGCCGCGGCGGCCATTCCCTGGGTGGTGCTGATCGTGAGCATTGGACTGCGAAATGTCCGGCCCGAACTGGAAGAGTCAGCTCTGCTGGATGCCTCGGCCTGGCACGTGTTCTATCGTGTGACATTGCGCCATGCGGCGCCCTTGGTGGTCGCAGCCACGTTGTGGGTCGCCATCGGAGTGGCTGGCGAGATCGCCGTCACTGACCTGTTTCAGATTCGCACCTACGCTGAGGAACTTTATACCGAGATGGCTATCGGCGCTGCTCCGCACGAGGCGCCGCTCCGAGCACTTCCGGGCATTGCCATCACCGCTTGGGCGGCCTTGGCCGGGATTTTTATCATCGCACGTTTTGCCCCGCGCGAGCGGCAGGTATCGATCCGGCCACGATTGATTTTTCTGTTCGGCGTTTGGAGGTGGCCTTTGGCGGTACTCATGGCTTGTGCCGTGCTGCTGCTGGTCGGCCTGCCGCTAGTGAATCTGGCGTGGAAATGCGGTGTCGTCGTGGTACAAAGCACTGAGGGTCGCGAACGTCATTGGTCGCTACTCAAAGGCGCGAGCATCGTTGCCAGCAGTCCGCTCCGTTTTGGCCGCGAGATCCGCAGTTCGCTGGTCGTCGGCAGCGTGGCGGCAACGGCAACGGTAGTGTTGGCGACGATGCTGGCTTGGAGCAGTCGTTGCCGCAGCACGGCGAGCGCGATCCTGATATCGGTTATCGTGCTCGGGCTTGCAGTGCCGGGGCCTGTCATTGGGCTGTGCATTATTTGGATGTTCAATACACCACACTGGAACTGGGCCCACACGCTCTATGATCGCACGATTCTGCCACCGGTCTGCGCCCAAACGATTCGGGCTTTACCGCTGGCCTGCCTGGTGCTGTGGCATGCCTTTCACACGTTGCCCACTAGCTTGATGGAAGCGGCGGCTTTAGACGGCGCCAATGCCTGGACGACCTTTCGCCGCGTGGCGCTGCCGCAGCGAAGATTCACGATTTTGATTTCCTGGTGGGTGGCGTTGGCCGTCGCCGTGGGCGAAATGGGAGCCACGATACTCGTTACGCCACCCGGCATCGAACCATTGTCCGTGCGGATTTCCGGCCTGCTGCACTACGGAGTCGAAGATCAGGTGGCCGGCATCTGCTTGGCATTAGCGCTAGCGTTTATCGTGCTGTCGGCCCTGCTGGTTCTATTGGCAAATCGCTGGACCCGAACGGCGGGCTCTCAAGATCGCCATTGA
- a CDS encoding HEAT repeat domain-containing protein produces MRTVYGIQLLALACSVWLIAGCASAPKSKGWSAWSFSKKPKEDEKGPKIVTPREKMEQLRELGANSSKMSPQLRETVAGELTQGIVHEKDPVLRAQILRTLAHFPSEKSASILAAGLHDHDRDVRIAACESLGKYGGTNSVQELSQVIKDDADVDVRLAAVRGLGDGASPGAVAVLGEALDDQDPAMQHRAIASMKKLSNQDFGTDVEAWRQYAKSGQGPPKPTLAERIRKWF; encoded by the coding sequence ATGCGCACTGTGTACGGCATACAGTTGCTGGCGCTCGCCTGTAGCGTATGGCTGATTGCCGGCTGCGCATCGGCTCCGAAGTCCAAAGGCTGGAGCGCGTGGAGCTTTTCCAAGAAGCCCAAGGAAGACGAGAAGGGGCCGAAGATCGTCACTCCGCGCGAAAAGATGGAGCAACTGCGCGAGCTCGGAGCAAACAGTTCCAAGATGTCGCCCCAGTTGAGAGAAACAGTCGCCGGCGAACTGACGCAGGGAATTGTCCACGAAAAGGATCCAGTCCTCCGCGCGCAGATCTTGCGAACCCTGGCACACTTCCCTTCGGAAAAGTCGGCTTCGATCCTGGCGGCAGGGTTGCACGATCATGATCGCGATGTGCGCATCGCGGCCTGTGAATCGCTCGGAAAATATGGCGGCACCAACTCGGTGCAGGAGCTTTCGCAAGTCATCAAGGACGATGCCGACGTCGACGTGCGCCTGGCGGCGGTGCGTGGCTTGGGCGATGGAGCCAGCCCGGGCGCGGTAGCAGTTTTAGGCGAAGCGCTCGACGATCAAGACCCTGCCATGCAGCACCGGGCGATTGCCTCGATGAAGAAACTGTCGAACCAGGACTTTGGCACGGATGTCGAAGCCTGGCGTCAGTATGCCAAGAGCGGCCAAGGCCCCCCCAAGCCAACTCTGGCCGAGCGCATCCGCAAATGGTTCTAG
- a CDS encoding diadenylate cyclase has protein sequence MTPARNSEEFLTIFQAAVRLAEAVRVDAILLLVDQPIDWQQLKDSSRGQKILLAADSESAVAGSAQIGLPAVILPDSFDTAVHEKLSQALLNAVADELLASGARVVALYGGFEPHSIDSISLIDLGEHLGRLTVRDLRQLETRVPLDTLQTVLNLALEIGREGREGKPVGTLFVVGDAHKVRRMSRSASFDPVKGYSRRERNLKSAKVREGIKEIAQMDGAILVAPDGTVEAAAQYLDASAADVTLSKGLGARHWAAAAISRATKAVAVAVSESNGTVRVFQDGEVVLRIEPFRRPMKWKDLEYEGGADH, from the coding sequence ATGACCCCTGCACGTAACAGCGAGGAATTCCTGACGATCTTTCAAGCGGCGGTCCGCCTGGCCGAAGCCGTGCGGGTTGACGCAATCCTGTTGCTCGTCGATCAGCCGATCGATTGGCAGCAGTTGAAAGACAGCAGTCGCGGACAAAAGATCTTGCTCGCCGCTGACTCGGAAAGTGCTGTGGCTGGATCCGCACAGATCGGCCTGCCGGCGGTGATTCTACCTGACTCGTTTGACACCGCCGTACACGAGAAGCTGTCGCAGGCGCTACTGAATGCCGTGGCCGACGAGCTGTTGGCCAGCGGCGCACGCGTGGTCGCCTTATATGGGGGATTCGAGCCCCATTCGATCGATTCCATCAGCTTGATCGACCTGGGCGAGCACCTGGGCCGGCTCACCGTTCGGGATCTGCGGCAACTCGAAACCCGCGTGCCGCTGGATACGCTGCAAACAGTGTTGAACCTGGCGCTCGAGATCGGCCGCGAAGGGCGCGAAGGCAAGCCGGTGGGGACGCTGTTCGTGGTCGGAGATGCCCACAAAGTACGCAGAATGAGCCGCTCGGCCAGCTTTGATCCCGTCAAAGGATACAGCCGACGCGAGCGCAATCTAAAGAGCGCGAAAGTCCGCGAGGGCATCAAAGAGATTGCCCAAATGGACGGCGCGATTCTGGTCGCGCCAGACGGCACCGTCGAGGCCGCGGCCCAGTATCTCGACGCCTCGGCGGCCGACGTCACGCTCTCGAAGGGGCTGGGCGCGCGCCACTGGGCCGCTGCCGCTATAAGTCGTGCTACAAAGGCCGTGGCCGTCGCCGTCAGCGAGTCGAACGGCACGGTGCGCGTCTTCCAGGATGGCGAAGTCGTGCTGCGCATCGAGCCATTCCGCCGGCCCATGAAATGGAAGGACCTCGAATACGAGGGGGGCGCCGACCACTAG
- a CDS encoding DUF1559 domain-containing protein — MSYAPSSTSRRSQSPQAFTLVELLVVIAIIGLLVGLLLPAVQAAREAARRSQCQNNLKQIGLALQCFEGSRGFFPPGYISQPTSLLMGPVDPGFDDAGPGWGWLALALPYIEQGSLYGSLNLNLKCWDPANTTMVQTPIPIFRCPSDYMGENPGSEQTVNVSDVANNTLATFARANYVSSVGSSTLWCSWPISIQPNGALYRNSTTRIADVTDGLSQTVFAAERSSNISDSVWAGIVPNSVHWSYPPYAGIGTGGLNTPYDGPGAFVGAHGGPCPYEDPVVIHPPNSPLGHSDQFQSTHPGGSNILLGDGSVHFYSDGHALSTWVALVSRNGGEVIGEAF; from the coding sequence GTGAGTTACGCACCGTCAAGCACCAGTCGTCGCAGCCAATCTCCGCAGGCGTTCACCTTGGTCGAACTGTTGGTCGTCATAGCCATCATTGGGCTGTTGGTCGGACTGCTTCTGCCCGCGGTACAGGCGGCCCGCGAGGCGGCTCGTCGCAGCCAATGCCAGAACAACCTCAAGCAAATCGGCCTGGCGCTACAGTGCTTCGAGGGGAGCCGTGGATTCTTCCCGCCCGGCTATATCAGTCAGCCCACAAGCTTGTTGATGGGGCCGGTGGATCCGGGCTTCGACGACGCTGGTCCTGGCTGGGGCTGGTTGGCGCTGGCGCTACCGTACATCGAGCAAGGGAGCCTGTACGGTTCACTGAACCTGAACCTGAAATGCTGGGACCCCGCGAACACGACGATGGTCCAAACGCCGATTCCGATTTTTCGCTGCCCATCGGACTACATGGGGGAAAATCCGGGATCAGAACAAACGGTGAATGTCTCGGATGTCGCAAACAACACGCTGGCAACGTTCGCGCGAGCGAACTACGTCTCGAGTGTGGGGAGCAGCACGCTGTGGTGCAGTTGGCCCATCTCGATCCAGCCGAACGGAGCCCTCTATCGCAACAGCACGACGCGCATTGCCGACGTGACTGATGGACTAAGCCAAACCGTATTCGCGGCAGAGCGATCGTCGAACATCAGCGACTCGGTCTGGGCCGGCATCGTTCCCAACTCGGTTCACTGGTCGTATCCGCCCTATGCAGGCATTGGGACCGGAGGGTTGAACACGCCCTACGACGGTCCCGGTGCGTTCGTCGGCGCGCATGGCGGTCCGTGTCCGTATGAGGATCCTGTGGTGATTCATCCGCCGAACAGTCCACTGGGACACAGCGACCAGTTTCAATCGACGCATCCGGGCGGATCGAACATCCTGCTGGGGGACGGCTCGGTGCATTTCTATAGCGATGGGCATGCACTTTCGACCTGGGTAGCTCTCGTCAGCCGCAACGGCGGAGAGGTGATCGGTGAGGCATTTTAG
- a CDS encoding redoxin domain-containing protein, translating into MRHFSLSRCVRSRALLCLLGSLSVVGLGLYGWVDAWPRSRASVQPAQAAVPRSAGVHANGKVHFDILSKLLAEDRRSTAPDAWLRELAALPASFRVVTQGHELIDHTAPDFTLYDHHHHHWKLSEQVAQGSVVVVFYLGYYCNACVHHLFELNADVDRFRSLGAEVVAISGDEREANQKQFERYGAFNFSVLTDPAHRVAQSFGVFVPATNAAPELVLHGTFLIDRQGRVRWVHYGDTPFRSSQALLYELARIEEKLPQPTSALVVVDEDACRP; encoded by the coding sequence GTGAGGCATTTTAGTCTGTCGCGATGCGTCCGCTCTCGCGCGTTGCTCTGCCTGCTGGGAAGCCTGTCTGTCGTCGGTCTAGGCTTGTACGGTTGGGTCGATGCTTGGCCAAGATCCCGGGCAAGCGTCCAGCCAGCCCAGGCCGCGGTGCCGCGCAGCGCCGGCGTACACGCGAATGGAAAAGTTCATTTCGACATTTTATCGAAGTTGCTGGCCGAAGATCGGCGCAGCACAGCGCCGGATGCATGGCTGCGCGAATTGGCAGCATTGCCCGCTTCGTTTCGCGTTGTCACGCAAGGTCACGAACTGATCGACCATACCGCCCCCGATTTCACCCTTTATGATCATCACCATCATCACTGGAAACTGTCCGAGCAGGTCGCTCAGGGGTCCGTCGTGGTGGTGTTTTACCTCGGTTATTACTGCAACGCGTGCGTACACCATCTGTTCGAATTGAATGCCGACGTTGATCGATTCCGATCGTTGGGTGCCGAGGTGGTGGCGATCAGCGGCGACGAGCGGGAGGCAAACCAGAAGCAGTTCGAGCGCTATGGAGCCTTCAACTTTTCGGTGCTGACCGATCCGGCCCATCGCGTGGCCCAATCCTTTGGAGTTTTCGTTCCCGCCACAAACGCCGCGCCCGAGCTCGTGCTCCACGGCACGTTCCTTATTGATCGGCAGGGGCGGGTGCGCTGGGTCCATTATGGCGACACGCCGTTTCGCAGCAGCCAAGCGTTGCTGTACGAGTTGGCTCGCATTGAGGAAAAACTGCCGCAGCCGACGAGCGCGCTCGTGGTTGTCGACGAAGACGCGTGTCGACCATGA
- a CDS encoding DUF6690 family protein, with protein MFAKNKLFGLIVVATAALPYVMSTLGGIKGLSARFWPAATADATTAQVATTETKAAPAHVADFNSAGAPHEGGAVKVSSAQKQQVVHPLEEVLRFEITTNWIMATWPRVSASLAELDVQGYRVPLVSGTTDADIAGSLTYYFNKKQQVERITFFGTTGDARKLVALLESRFSFKRAIAPEPNLFVYQVKSWGKVTSEMRIRPAPIVRSEVPYARFEVALLIDRPS; from the coding sequence ATGTTTGCTAAGAACAAGCTGTTCGGTCTGATCGTGGTCGCCACCGCCGCACTTCCCTACGTGATGTCGACGTTGGGGGGGATTAAGGGGCTAAGCGCACGGTTTTGGCCCGCTGCCACCGCCGACGCAACAACTGCTCAGGTGGCAACGACGGAAACAAAAGCAGCGCCAGCCCATGTTGCCGATTTCAACTCGGCCGGCGCGCCGCATGAGGGGGGCGCCGTCAAGGTTTCTAGCGCCCAGAAGCAACAGGTCGTGCATCCGCTGGAAGAAGTGCTGCGCTTCGAAATCACCACGAATTGGATCATGGCGACCTGGCCCCGGGTATCGGCCAGCCTGGCAGAGTTAGACGTGCAAGGTTATCGCGTCCCCCTGGTGAGCGGGACGACCGACGCCGATATTGCCGGCTCGCTGACTTATTATTTCAACAAGAAGCAACAGGTCGAACGGATCACTTTCTTTGGCACAACCGGAGACGCTCGCAAGCTCGTGGCACTTCTCGAGTCGCGTTTCAGCTTTAAACGCGCGATCGCGCCGGAACCTAATTTGTTCGTCTACCAGGTGAAATCGTGGGGCAAGGTAACGAGCGAGATGCGCATTCGACCGGCGCCGATCGTTCGCAGCGAGGTTCCCTACGCGCGGTTCGAGGTGGCGCTGCTGATCGATCGGCCAAGCTAG